ACGATATGTAGTACATACATcaattacttacatatatgGTAATAATCTATGTGTCACAGTCAGAACATTCAATGAATCTATCAAAACGCCCCCCGCAATGTAATCATTTTGTTTAGTTAGAATAATAgcctgtaacaaaaaaatatgttatgtaagTTATACGAATAGTGATGATATATAAGAGATGTATTGAcggctgtatttttttttggttgatCTATAGTTTTCGGGCATTGTTAGTATAACAAcgtataatatacctaattctTCGTGACTTATAGGTATGTCTTACTTAGAAAGAATATTAGTATGTGTGAAATAATGTATACCTGCCAAGGAAATTCTCCAAAACTAGCCTGCCCGGCAGCTGGTACGATGGTGGTGGCTGGCACAGCCTGCAAAGTTCCACAGAGTATTTGCGACGAAGTGCCACAACAATACTCTTGTCCTGTGGGGCACTGTCCTCCCGTGTTTCCGCCctgtaaatatatgttaccTATACCGTGAGAACGTACACGGGCCATGCGCATTCAACGCAATAACGCCTTCAGGTGATTGTTGGGGACATAATGTCACTGCAGTGAACAGGGATGCTAGCTGAAGCGTGTGTACACAGCTTTTCAGCCTTTATTATGAAGCGCATCGTACATTTATAAGCGTACATTtccgaaaaatatttttacagttacatagtataatattGTCAAAGTTTATCgtaaatttttgttatctatatattaaataatgaattgaCCTCTAGCGTCAATTCATCGTAACTTAGTTATttagttgaaaatatataaaaaaaaatatttagttttttttacatcggAGAAATATACTCACAGGTGTCACAATTCTGATATCAATCATACCAGCAGCAGCATTAGCTCCACTGCCTCCAGTGCACGTTCCGGCCGGCACACATCTGCAGCTTTGTCTCTTAACAATTTCATGTTTATCTTTACTTTCGTATTGCAACCAGTTCAAAAAGCCTCTTAGATCCATCTTATCGTCCTCCAAACTTCTGCGTTGCCGAGGGAATTTTACAGCTGTATTGTATGAAGGTATTTGAGCGCTGTATCCAGTCACAGGTGGGACCTGTAATGCTGCAGAGGGAGACGGGGTGGTGCCGAGCCTCGGGTCAATCGGGAGCGGTCCTGTGGCGTTTTCATCAGGATTAGAGATACAAACTACATCAGGATTATCACAAATGGTTACAGGTAAAAGTACTCCACCTGATGTTGGACTGACTGTTGGAGCTACAGTAGGTGCCACAGTTGGTGCCGCAGTTGGTGCCGCAGTTGGTGCCGCAGTTGGTGCCGCAGTTGGTGCCGCAGTTGGTGCCGCAGTTGGTGCCGCAGTTGGTGCCGCAGTTGGTGCCGTAGTTGGTGTCACAGTTGGTACCGCAGTTGGTGTCACAGTTGGTGCCGCAGTTGGTGTCACAGTTGGAGGCATCGTCATGTTAGCTGGCTTCGTGACATTAGCAGGTCTGGCTGTAGTTGTTGTCGTTGTTGTTGGCTGCAAAATAGGGGACGGAGTACCAATAATAACGATATTTTGTTGCGTGGGACTTGTGGATAGCATCCCCAAACATGCTGTTATGAGCCACAAACACATGGCACAGATAAAACGACCGAAGTGGACCAGATCAAGAACTGCAGTCGCGGTCTGTGGctgctattattattaaagcgGAGGTGATGATGGCCCAGCATTAAATATGTCCTTTAGTATCCACAATTGATGGTATTTCCCTAACAATTGCAACCTTCATGGTGTAAATGCGCATGATCACGTAGCGACAAATTGTTGCAATCATCAAAATGTGGATTACTAATCTGAAAAACCTACTCGTTATGACGGAATGgtgatgaaatatttaatttgaataatgtaaGTATGAGTATATTGAACTTAGGGTTTGTACTGCGTACTAAACAAAAGTAACTAAGTAGAATTATAGTACGTACTTAGGAACCTACATCTAGATGGCTACGGTTCTATGGTTAATCTAAACCCAAGATTATGTTTACTTTTAGAAATTGAACTAAGTATTAATCGTAGTGGATGGAACAAAGGTGGACAGATGACGAATATGCGTGAACATTTCCTAGCTTGTTCAAGTTCGACGAACTGTTTGGCGATAATGTATATACTACATTCTTTACACTATCCGAGAACAGTTGgtcaaactttggcggatttgGTATATATTGccgatttttcattgcggtaaatattCGTGTCGGCATGTGACCGAGGTGATAGAAAATacacaatgaaaaataaaaaatccggCCATCTAACGATCTATAACTGCATCAGCAAGTAAATTAATGAAGCAGATAGCGTTGAATAAAACCAACGTTCTGCTGCAGATGGCACTAGTGGAGACCATTACACGAGTTCCATTCCAATCACGAGGGGGCGGCATCAGCAGGTCGCTATCGCGCATGGTGAATGTACGTCAATATACAAACAACAATCGAAACCAATGCGTATATGTATAGTCTACGATCACAGCGCACGGTAGTAGTGCTCGCTTCAGTTTGCGCACACCGATCGGTTAATTCGAGTCAGATTGAGCGTGCatccaaaaattttaaattggaaCGGTATTGTGCATAATTCAATGGACTAAATTGTGTTGTTTCTTGACCTTCTCAAGTGGAAGTTCACCTCAGTGCAATATCGTCACTTCCAGTTTATTGGTGTCGCTTATCAAAATCATCGAttagatataaaattgaaCGGATACGTCCCTTTGGGCTTTAATAGCGATAATTCGATACTATCATTATACGTGATATAAATATGCGGATCGTATGTAATAAAAcgtcttataaaaaaaaatactctattcaaataaaaatatctcaaagAAACTGGagacaaaaataacttaagtataaaacaatcgatttaaatttctaaatttgaTTTCCGGCAGTTTATTCAAAATGCCATCATACAATCAAAAAATAGAGGTAGATCTAAATTCAAATGAGAACGGTGACTTGGACACCGATGATaagatgaataaaaaaaaggagaCTAAATTCGTGGTGACCGATATCATTCCGAGCAGTACTCCAGAAGGATTGAGCACGGATCAGCTGATTGCGTATGCATTGAGAGATTTTCTGGGTTCCTCGGCCACAGTGGTCACTGGGCAAGATCCATCGCCATCTACTGTTGCTCAGCCTCTTCCTTATATCGATGAACACGTAGATGACGACGCCGCGCAGTCTGAGGAGGAAGCGCCTCAATCTAGAGATACGGACGAGGTTTTGAATAACGCTGCTTGCCGGCTGCGGCGGTGGCGAGCGGCGTCGCGGAAGTTACGTCGGCCTCGGATTATAGACAATTTGTGTACGACTGATGAAAAGGAAGGTGGTGCTAGCGTTGCCGGCCACACGGACCTGGCGGACCGCCTGCGGAACCTGGCTGCGGCCGGCAGCGTGTCGGCGTCGGCGGGCGAGCTGCTGTCGCTGGCGCCCCCGCCGCCCGCGGCCACCGCACCGCCCTCGCCCGGCTGCCTGCTGTCTCCGTCGCTGGCTGACCAGAGTTCAGCAGAGTATTTCGTAAGTGCATTGTTCTCAATCATCTTTAAGTTTCAACCTTGAAATTTGCATATATGCCAACAATCTCATAGATGTCAAAGTCAGTTAACACAAGGATTTTGTCTTTATGTCTGTTTTCTACAACAACTTTATCTCTTTATCATATCTGATAAGATAATATGATCACTCTATTTTATGGACTTCTCCTTAAAttgaacatattattattaaatttgcgATAAACTGGCAGTAAACGGGACAAACAAATTTGGCTGAATTTGTTTGTCCCGTTTACTGTTAAAGGTTTATGTAGCTACATAATATATccagtaggtatataaaaaagttaaaagaagACAGACACGTGCAATGGTGAAATAGATGCGTTCAATGTCAATAACTATAAAGAAATGAAAGAACATAAATCAAGCGCGCTTGACGCAGGTATCGCGTGATTGCGcggctatttttttaatgtttttatttttatgtatactgTTTCTTGATAACTTCGTTGCTTTATTTAACGTCATATTTTGTTTCCAATTTCTACAATTAATAGGTATCTTCAATCAATGGTACGTTTTTCTCGAAGCTTTATTAATtcatatcaataattaattcCGTGCTTAATTAATtc
This DNA window, taken from Plodia interpunctella isolate USDA-ARS_2022_Savannah chromosome 2, ilPloInte3.2, whole genome shotgun sequence, encodes the following:
- the LOC128680944 gene encoding phenoloxidase-activating factor 2-like; this translates as MCLWLITACLGMLSTSPTQQNIVIIGTPSPILQPTTTTTTTARPANVTKPANMTMPPTVTPTAAPTVTPTAVPTVTPTTAPTAAPTAAPTAAPTAAPTAAPTAAPTAAPTAAPTVAPTVAPTVSPTSGPLPIDPRLGTTPSPSAALQVPPVTGYSAQIPSYNTAVKFPRQRRSLEDDKMDLRGFLNWLQYESKDKHEIVKRQSCRCVPAGTCTGGSGANAAAGMIDIRIVTPGGNTGGQCPTGQEYCCGTSSQILCGTLQAVPATTIVPAAGQASFGEFPWQAIILTKQNDYIAGGVLIDSLNVLTVTHRLLPYIVSGTAPNVKVRLGEWDAAGTYEPVPFQEYTIQKVFTHPSYNPNTLQYDLTVLRLASAVPFTPQAGAATTINRACLPASSTTTYNGQTCWVAGWGKNMFGVQGQYQQILKKVDVPIVAPATCQAQLQAARLGPTYVLDTTSFVCAGGVANKDSCTGDGGSGLVCNVNGQWMLVGLVSWGLGCAAADVPAAYVNIAGLLPWIQQQVATP